The DNA sequence aaataattttcacacaaGCCAATAAGAAACGGCCATGTAGGcactccaaaaaaatcaaagatgaGCCCGCATGCACAGAACAAAcgctctccctctccttctttcTTCCCAAAACTGTTGCGGCAAACACCTCACAGAGATGAGCCTTAAGGCCATATCGCCGATTAGCTTCTTGTTACATCTTGAATGCCAGAACTTTGTGCCTTTCTCACAAGTGCCTTTCTAACGAGATGGAACTTTGGGCAAGCGTGAATCCTTGAAACTAGCATGCTTTGGCCAGATTCTTGTGTCCACAATGCCTATAATCACATCTGAAGCCAAGTCGGATGCATTCCAAAGTCCTTTTTCCAGGTCGTAAGCCAAGAAACTGAGGGGTGCGTGTGGTGTGGAGGCTTCACATTTCATTAGGTGTAGCAGATTGAAAGCCATCAAGTTTTTCAAGGATTCAAGTTGTTTGGGGGACAGCTGGTCAGAAAAACCAGAAATGGCGGTTTCATATACATAAAGAAGCTCTTGGGGTggtgtttcttcttcttcatcatcttgaGATGAGATCTGACTCACCTGAGATACGGAATCATTCACATATTCGAACCATTGTTTGGCACTGCCTGGAGCATCATTATGTGCTATAATTTTGGTCTTGTCCatataaattatgtatgttTGTTGGCCCATCGAAGCCATTGAAGTCGTTGTCATGACATGAAGACCAGAAAAAGCAAGAATGTCCAAAACATCATGATGGCTGTAGAACATAAGAATAACAAAAGAAGTCGGATGTATAATGTACTCGCAAGAATGAACATGGAAGAAAAAACGTAGGATGAGAAACCAGTCTGACTGTGAGGTGTTCGTTGCAGTAGTTTTGGAAAGAAAGAAGGAGAGATAAAGTGTTGGCTCTG is a window from the Juglans regia cultivar Chandler chromosome 7, Walnut 2.0, whole genome shotgun sequence genome containing:
- the LOC118348936 gene encoding subtilisin-like protease SBT1.1; amino-acid sequence: MSDTNCNGPTLDLFEKSLSRIHHDVLDILAFSGLHVMTTTSMASMGQQTYIIYMDKTKIIAHNDAPGSAKQWFEYVNDSVSQVSQISSQDDEEEETPPQELLYVYETAISGFSDQLSPKQLESLKNLMAFNLLHLMKCEASTPHAPLSFLAYDLEKGLWNASDLASDVIIGIVDTRIWPKHASFKDSRLPKVPSR